The Candidatus Methylomirabilota bacterium genome contains a region encoding:
- a CDS encoding class I SAM-dependent methyltransferase produces the protein MRRSSRRRRRPFPVTWWPATSTSGRSPTTPSELAGALRRQLNPRRARWQKPDALVRALRLRRGQVVAEIGAGPGYFTPRLARAVGSSGHVYAVDPEAAVLDVLRRRLARAGVRNVTPVLSRDDDPMLPRNRCDLAVIINAYHHMRGAGPFLRRLVSVLPRGARVINVDWNEESEFGPPPRRRVPRARFLRDARRAGLRLVREHRILPHQYFLELRRVR, from the coding sequence GTGCGGAGGTCGAGCCGGAGGAGAAGGAGACCGTTCCCGGTCACCTGGTGGCCTGCCACCTCTACTAGCGGGAGGTCTCCCACGACACCGAGCGAGCTGGCCGGCGCGCTTCGTCGGCAGCTGAATCCACGGCGGGCCCGATGGCAGAAGCCCGACGCCCTCGTCAGGGCGCTGCGGCTCCGACGCGGGCAGGTGGTGGCCGAGATCGGCGCCGGCCCGGGCTACTTCACCCCGCGCCTGGCCCGGGCCGTCGGCTCATCGGGTCACGTCTACGCGGTGGACCCCGAGGCGGCCGTCCTCGACGTGCTGCGGCGGCGCCTCGCCCGGGCGGGGGTGCGCAACGTGACGCCCGTCCTGAGTCGGGACGACGATCCGATGCTCCCCCGCAACCGCTGCGACCTCGCGGTCATCATCAACGCCTACCACCACATGCGAGGGGCCGGCCCCTTCTTGCGCCGGCTGGTGTCGGTGCTCCCTCGCGGCGCCCGCGTGATCAACGTGGACTGGAACGAAGAGTCGGAGTTCGGCCCGCCGCCCAGACGGCGCGTGCCTCGCGCGCGGTTCCTCCGCGACGCTCGCCGGGCCGGCCTGCGGCTGGTCCGCGAGCACCGCATCTTGCCCCACCAGTACTTCCTCGAGCTGCGTCGCGTGCGCTGA
- a CDS encoding DUF5989 family protein, whose product MSFFAELWMFMRVRKKFWLLPILLALLVFGGLVVLTKGSAVAPFIYTLF is encoded by the coding sequence ATGTCATTCTTTGCCGAGCTCTGGATGTTCATGCGGGTCAGGAAGAAGTTCTGGCTCCTGCCCATTCTCCTCGCCCTGCTCGTGTTCGGCGGCCTCGTCGTGCTCACGAAAGGCAGCGCGGTGGCCCCGTTCATCTACACGCTCTTCTAG
- a CDS encoding ABC transporter ATP-binding protein yields MPRRIGDVVLEVEDLHTYCFTRWGVVQAVNGVSFSLREGETLGIVGESGCGKTMTALSILRLVPRPVARIVKGAIRLQGENLLEKTEREMRAIRGRRLSMILQDPQTSLNPVFTIGNQLIEAIKIHHRDGRRSLVQRAIDGLKQVRVAAPERRVDDYPHQISGGMKQRVVGAIAISCEPKVIIADEPTTSLDVTIQAQYLRLLREIQEATNLALIFITHDFGIVAKMCDRVMVMYAGRVVESGSVRDIFNHPSHPYTQALLNSVPNMDEDVERLYSISGQPPALWDLPEGCRFAPRCPHADDRCRREYPPSFSVKNGHVASCWRLEPA; encoded by the coding sequence ATGCCTAGACGGATCGGCGACGTCGTTCTCGAAGTCGAGGACCTGCACACCTACTGCTTCACGCGGTGGGGCGTGGTGCAGGCGGTCAACGGCGTGAGCTTCTCCCTGCGCGAGGGAGAGACGCTCGGGATCGTGGGCGAGTCCGGGTGCGGCAAGACGATGACGGCGCTGTCCATCCTGCGCCTCGTCCCGCGGCCGGTGGCCCGCATCGTGAAGGGCGCCATCCGGCTCCAGGGGGAGAACCTGCTGGAGAAGACCGAGCGGGAGATGCGCGCCATCCGGGGGCGTCGCCTCTCCATGATCCTGCAAGACCCCCAGACGTCCCTGAACCCGGTATTCACCATCGGTAACCAGCTCATCGAGGCCATCAAGATCCATCACCGCGACGGCCGCCGCTCGCTCGTGCAGCGCGCCATCGACGGCTTGAAGCAGGTGCGGGTGGCCGCCCCCGAACGGCGGGTGGACGATTACCCGCACCAGATCAGTGGCGGCATGAAGCAGCGGGTGGTGGGGGCCATCGCCATCTCGTGCGAGCCGAAGGTCATCATCGCCGACGAGCCTACCACCTCGCTCGACGTCACCATCCAGGCGCAATACCTGCGCCTGCTCCGCGAGATCCAGGAAGCTACCAACCTGGCGCTGATCTTCATCACTCACGACTTCGGCATCGTGGCCAAGATGTGCGACCGGGTCATGGTCATGTACGCCGGCCGCGTGGTGGAAAGCGGCTCGGTGCGGGACATCTTCAATCACCCCTCGCATCCGTACACCCAGGCCCTGTTGAACTCCGTGCCCAACATGGACGAGGACGTCGAGCGGCTCTACTCGATCTCCGGCCAGCCGCCCGCCCTGTGGGACCTGCCGGAGGGCTGCCGGTTCGCCCCCCGCTGCCCCCACGCCGACGACCGCTGCCGGCGCGAGTATCCGCCGTCGTTTTCGGTCAAGAACGGCCACGTCGCCAGTTGCTGGAGACTGGAACCGGCATGA
- a CDS encoding oligopeptide/dipeptide ABC transporter ATP-binding protein translates to MTEPLVLEVQALKKHFPISQGVLWSKTVGWVKAVDGVGFSVRQGETLALVGESGCGKTTTAKLILRLEEPTSGRVLVDGNDVHALQGDGLRDYRTTVQAVFQDPWSSLSPRMRVRDIVAEPLVVNRQGSAGEIKERVAEVLASVGLRPQQARLYPHEFSGGQRQRIAVASALVSKPKLIILDEPVSALDVSIRAQIMNLLVDLQKQYNVSYVLIAHHLATTRYMAHEVAVMYLGKIVERARTKELFSNPLHPYTKALFSAALPAHPDITREEIILTGEVPSPINPPSGCRFHPRCPFAMPQCAEVEPEEKETVPGHLVACHLY, encoded by the coding sequence ATGACCGAGCCCCTTGTCCTCGAGGTGCAGGCCCTGAAGAAGCACTTCCCCATCAGCCAGGGCGTGCTGTGGTCGAAGACCGTCGGCTGGGTCAAGGCCGTGGACGGCGTCGGCTTCTCGGTGCGTCAGGGCGAAACCCTTGCGCTCGTGGGGGAGTCCGGCTGCGGCAAGACGACGACCGCCAAGCTCATCCTCCGTCTGGAAGAGCCGACCTCCGGTCGTGTCCTCGTCGACGGTAACGACGTCCACGCCTTGCAGGGAGACGGCTTGCGAGATTACCGGACGACCGTCCAGGCCGTCTTTCAGGACCCCTGGTCCTCGCTGAGCCCGCGCATGCGGGTGCGGGACATCGTGGCCGAGCCGCTCGTGGTGAACCGGCAGGGCTCGGCCGGCGAGATCAAGGAGCGGGTCGCCGAGGTCCTGGCCTCCGTCGGCCTGCGCCCGCAGCAGGCCCGGCTGTACCCCCACGAGTTCAGCGGCGGGCAGCGGCAGCGCATCGCCGTGGCCAGCGCCCTGGTGTCCAAGCCGAAGCTCATCATCCTGGACGAGCCCGTCTCGGCCCTGGACGTCTCGATCCGCGCCCAGATCATGAATCTGCTGGTAGATCTTCAAAAGCAGTACAACGTCAGTTACGTGCTCATCGCCCACCACCTGGCCACGACGCGGTACATGGCCCACGAGGTGGCGGTCATGTACCTGGGCAAGATCGTGGAGCGGGCCAGGACGAAGGAGCTGTTCAGCAATCCGCTGCATCCCTACACCAAGGCGCTCTTCTCGGCCGCCTTGCCGGCCCACCCGGACATCACCCGCGAGGAGATCATCCTGACCGGCGAGGTCCCCTCCCCCATCAACCCGCCCTCGGGGTGCCGCTTCCATCCCCGCTGCCCCTTCGCCATGCCCCAGTGTGCGGAGGTCGAGCCGGAGGAGAAGGAGACCGTTCCCGGTCACCTGGTGGCCTGCCACCTCTACTAG
- a CDS encoding carbamoyltransferase, whose amino-acid sequence MRILGVSAFYHDSAAALVEDGVIVAAAQEERFTRKKHDSRFPRHAITYCLTAAGCSLDGVDYIAFYDKPFLKFERLLETYLAFAPRGFRSFSMAIPVWLHEKLFQRKLLVDELRKLGGGREVRDKLLFAEHHQSHAASAFFASPFAEAAVLTMDGVGEWTTTSAGFGRGRELRLLREIHFPHSLGLLYSAFTYYTGFKVNSGEYKVMGLAPYGAPVYADRIRDTLIDVKPDGSFRLDLSYFDYCTGLRMTNEKFHRLFGLPPRRPDELLTQAHMNVAASIQAVVEEVVLKLTRSLAQETGAENLCLAGGVALNCVANGKVLRDGRFARIWIQPAAGDAGGAIGAALCAYYGFLGNARTAGADPMRGAYLGPEFTDREIEARLAGLGAKVHVLDERELLDRVTDDLVNGAAVGWFQGRMEFGPRALGARSILGDPRSPTMQKLLNLKVKYRESFRPFAPAVPREDVAEWFELDADSPYMLLVADVVESRRLAMTPEQQALFGIDKLNVPRSEIPAVTHVDYSARVQTVHRDTNPRFHALLSSFKAQTGCPVLVNTSFNVRSEPIVCTPEDAFRCFMGTEIEILAAGNCYLRKEEQNPALRLDYKDRFEPD is encoded by the coding sequence ATGCGTATCCTTGGCGTCTCGGCCTTCTATCACGACAGCGCCGCGGCCCTGGTGGAGGACGGCGTCATCGTCGCCGCCGCCCAGGAGGAGCGCTTCACGCGCAAGAAGCACGACTCGCGATTTCCCCGGCACGCCATCACGTATTGCCTGACCGCCGCCGGCTGCTCGCTCGACGGTGTCGATTACATCGCGTTCTACGACAAGCCCTTCTTGAAGTTCGAGCGCTTGCTGGAGACTTATCTGGCCTTCGCGCCCCGGGGCTTTCGCTCGTTCTCCATGGCCATCCCGGTCTGGCTCCACGAGAAGCTGTTCCAGCGCAAGCTCCTGGTGGACGAGTTGCGGAAGCTGGGCGGCGGGCGCGAGGTCCGCGACAAGCTGCTGTTCGCCGAACATCACCAGTCCCATGCCGCCAGCGCCTTCTTCGCCTCGCCCTTCGCCGAGGCGGCGGTGCTCACCATGGACGGCGTGGGCGAGTGGACGACGACGTCGGCGGGCTTCGGCCGCGGCCGCGAGCTTCGCCTGCTCCGGGAGATCCACTTCCCGCATTCGCTGGGGCTCCTCTACTCGGCCTTCACGTACTACACCGGCTTCAAGGTCAACTCCGGTGAGTACAAGGTCATGGGCCTGGCCCCGTACGGCGCGCCGGTCTATGCCGATCGCATCCGGGACACGCTCATCGACGTGAAGCCGGACGGCAGCTTCCGCCTGGATCTGAGCTACTTCGACTACTGCACCGGTCTTCGGATGACGAACGAGAAGTTCCACCGGCTGTTCGGCCTGCCTCCCCGGCGGCCCGACGAGCTGTTGACGCAGGCCCATATGAACGTGGCCGCGTCGATCCAGGCCGTGGTCGAGGAGGTCGTGCTCAAGCTCACGCGCAGCCTGGCCCAGGAGACCGGAGCCGAGAACCTGTGCCTGGCTGGCGGCGTCGCCCTGAACTGTGTGGCCAACGGCAAGGTCTTGCGCGACGGTCGCTTCGCCCGGATCTGGATCCAGCCGGCCGCGGGAGATGCCGGCGGGGCGATCGGGGCCGCCCTCTGCGCCTATTACGGCTTCCTCGGCAACGCCCGCACGGCGGGGGCCGACCCGATGCGGGGAGCCTACCTGGGACCGGAATTCACGGACCGCGAGATCGAGGCCCGGTTGGCCGGCCTGGGCGCCAAGGTCCACGTGCTCGACGAGCGCGAGCTGCTGGACCGGGTTACCGACGACCTGGTCAACGGCGCCGCCGTGGGCTGGTTCCAGGGGCGGATGGAGTTCGGTCCGCGGGCCCTGGGCGCCCGCTCGATCCTGGGCGACCCGCGCTCGCCCACCATGCAGAAGCTCCTGAACCTGAAGGTCAAGTACCGGGAGTCGTTCCGCCCGTTCGCCCCGGCGGTGCCGCGGGAGGACGTGGCCGAGTGGTTCGAGCTCGACGCGGACAGCCCCTACATGCTGCTGGTGGCCGACGTCGTCGAGTCACGGCGCCTGGCCATGACTCCCGAGCAGCAGGCGCTGTTCGGGATCGACAAGCTCAACGTCCCGCGCTCGGAGATCCCGGCGGTCACCCACGTCGACTATTCCGCGCGCGTTCAGACGGTGCACCGCGACACCAATCCGCGATTCCACGCGCTGCTGTCGAGCTTCAAAGCCCAGACCGGCTGTCCGGTGCTGGTGAACACCAGCTTCAACGTCCGGAGCGAGCCCATCGTGTGTACACCGGAGGACGCGTTCCGGTGCTTCATGGGCACCGAAATCGAGATCCTGGCCGCCGGCAACTGCTACCTGCGCAAAGAGGAGCAGAATCCCGCGCTGCGGCTGGACTACAAGGACCGCTTCGAGCCCGACTGA